In Fusobacteria bacterium ZRK30, the DNA window GATTATGATAGTCTTAGGAGTTGTAGGGTGGACAGGAATCGCAAGACAGATAAGAGGTCAGCTTCTAACCCTCCGGGAACAGGAATTTATGTTGGCTACAAAGGCATTGGGACTTAGCGATGCCAGGAAAATATTTGTACATTTGGTACCGAATACAATATCATATCTAATTATTTCAATCACGTTGGGAATGGCAGGGGCAATATTAAGTGAATCAACACTATCCTTCTTAGGATTGGTTTCTCCTACAGCTGCTACATGGGGAAATATGATAAATGGAGCCAGATCGATCTACACAATCCAGAATTATTGGTGGATATGGGTAACTCCAGGAGTAGCTATATTTATTACGGTAATGTGCTTTAACTTAGTAGGATCAGGGCTTAGATATGCACTGGATCCAAAATCAAAATAATGAGGTTGATTCATGAAAAAAATATTAGAAATAGATGATTTAAAGTTTTATTTTAGATTAGAAGAGGATAAATCTATAGTAAAAGCCGTAGATGGTGTTAGTTTTGATATGTATGAAGGGGAGACTCTGGGAATAGTAGGAGAATCCGGAAGTGGAAAGAGTGTTACTACCATGGCAATAATGGGGATTGTTCCTATGCCGCCAGGGTTTATAGAGGGAGGAGAGATAAGGTTTCAAGGTGATAACCTATTCTCCATGGATCCTGATAAACTTAGAAATATGAGGGGAAGTGATATGTCGGTTATCTTTCAAGAGCCCATGACATCTCTGAACCCAGTATTAACTATTGGTGATCAGCTTACAGAGGTACTCTTTTTTCACCAGAAATTATCCAAAAAAGATGCCAAGGCAAAAGCTATCGGAATGTTAGAAAAAGTAGGGATAGCAGGACCAGAAAGAGTTTATAATGGATATCCACACAACTTAAGTGGTGGACAAAGGCAGAGGGTAGTAATAGCAATGGCACTTTTATGTGAACCAAAG includes these proteins:
- a CDS encoding ABC transporter ATP-binding protein, whose amino-acid sequence is MKKILEIDDLKFYFRLEEDKSIVKAVDGVSFDMYEGETLGIVGESGSGKSVTTMAIMGIVPMPPGFIEGGEIRFQGDNLFSMDPDKLRNMRGSDMSVIFQEPMTSLNPVLTIGDQLTEVLFFHQKLSKKDAKAKAIGMLEKVGIAGPERVYNGYPHNLSGGQRQRVVIAMALLCEPKLLIADEPTTALDVTIQAEILKLLKDIKEEFKTSTIFITHDLGVIAEVADRVVVMYRGKVMEVATIDDLFDNPIHPYTVGLMNSMPSIDTDSEELYSMPEKIGHPIVIDRDGNYEITDEIYYEDETQMITLENRELRVHLKKEVD